DNA sequence from the Bacteroidales bacterium genome:
TTGAGGATGCGGTTTTCCAATTCCGGAGTCAGCATGCCTTGCTCGCGTATGGTGTTGAGCACGGTTTCACGTCGTTTGTCCATTTCTTCGAACCGCAGTGCCCTGTCCTTAATTGCCGCAATTTTGACCTCATCGAGCCCACCAGTCCACTCCTTACGGTAACGGGCAATGAATGGGATTGTAGCGCCATCGCTGAGAAGCCGTATTGTGTTTTCGACAGCTTTACTGTCAATACCCAGTTCGCGGGCTATAAGGCCGGCATATTCAAGCTTCATAATCATCAGATTTTGATTGGTGAAGTAGCGGAAAGGCTAACGCAACAGCATGAACCAACCGTGTTTTGTGGTCTGAATTAGCTGGTTTTCATGCTCCACGTCAAAGACAACCACATACACATATACCCCTGAAGTGCCATTATTGTTTTTAAAATTACCATCCCAACCCTGGCCTTTGTAGCCTTGCTCGCGGGCTTCGGCAATTTCTTCTTCAAATACCAGTTGTCCCCATCTGTTAAAAATGCGGATACTGTAATTGAAAACTGGTCCGCCATAGGGTCTATACCGTTGATTTTCCAACACAGGACTTGAAGGCCGGAATGCAGTCGGTAGCTTAAGGTCCAACGCACGCACTTCAATGATGCGTTCATTCTCACAGCATTCCATATCAACGGCTTCCAGCTTATAGAATCCTTCATCTTCAATAGGTTGAACCCGGAATGTTTCACCTATCCCTCCGGAAAGCAGCTGCCAGGGTCCATCGGGGCTGGTAGAATAATACCAGTAATATTCATAAAAGCCTTCGCCGCCATCGAGCGGGTAAATTGTATTTGGAAAAATCAACAAAACACTATCATTGGGTGGAAGTTCCGGGATTAATTCGGGCAAAGGACGGATGAAAATATCTTCGGCATACGGCCCGAATGTGCCGTTTTCAATGACAGACACATTCAAATATTCCCCGCTGGTATCATACAAGCGTGTTGTTGAAGTCCCGCTTTCATTAACAGGCCCATCGCCAAAGTCCCATCGGGTGGTGGTGGTGTTTGATGTATTCCAGAGGTTAAACTCAACATCATCGCCTTCGCAGTGCCGGTAATAGGTGAAGTGGGGAATATCGAAGTAGCTTTGGATGAAATTGGGCAAACCATTTTGAAAAAACTCGTTTGAAAACCCTGGGATTGTTTCAACAAAGTTGCACGCGGTTCCCATTCTTTTCGGGTTCTCAATAACACCGAGAGATGTGTTTATAGCCTGGCCTCCACGATTGAAGCGGATCACATAAATTTTAGAATCCATTCCGAGTTGCAAGGCAGCAAAGGTGCTGCTTATCGGGGTTGAGGGAACGGATATCAGGTTCACGTCCAGAGTGACAACATCAACCTGAAAAAGCTCGGAAGACTGGGCATCAATAGTTGTTACAAGAGTTGTGAAATACAAATAACGCGAGTCGGATGAAAATTCAACTCCATAAGCCCTGTGATAAGTTTGCGGCAATTCCCGGTGATATGAAACTACGCCTGTTTGGTTATTGAAATCGAAAATTTCAACAATTCCATCCTCGTGAATCACACTTGCAAGTTTATCACCTTTTGGCGAAACCTTCATATACCCTTTGGAATTCCAGATTACCGGATTATCATTGGAAGTGTGGATGGCCCCAATATTGGTAATAGTAGCATTTGAAAGAGCCGGAAGTTCATTTGTAATCGAAAATGCATAAAAACTATCGTTGTTCCAGCCATGAGTAATTACCCAATAATCCTGATCATTGTCGTCCTTAACTGCAGTAAGTTTTTCAGCGGTACGATCGAGCAAGAGTACATTTTTATAGCCTTCAACGATATCTCCATAACCGCCGTTTAGTGCCATATCAATCAAACAATACCTGAAGCCTCTGCTGCCACCTGGTCTTTCAGGGTCGTCAGTGAGAAAAAGGTAATATTGTCCGGGGGCATCCGGACGCGGTACTATCAATGCTGCCTGGGTTGGAATATAAAGATAGTTGCTGAGGTTCTGACCATTGGGCATGCGTTGATGTCTCCGATCCCAAACGTGCTCTCCATTGGTATAAAAAAGCAGGTTGCCCTCAGCATCTGACATGACTGCAGAGCCTGTAGGTGTTGTTAATTGCGATCCTGAGTAAGATTCAACATTGTACTGATCATTAAAAACAAGCCCCAAATTTCTTCCAAAAATCCAGTGCCTGGTTTCCAGCGGTGGTTTGTATTCACAGCGGTCTTGTGCAAAAGTTGTAACTGAGGACAGAATTAATGCCAGAATGCAAAAAGATCGTTGCAGGGCAGCTTTGGTTGTTTTCATATTCTAATGGTAATAGCTAGTTCAGGGTCTTTTACAGATCGCTGTTTTTAATATCTTGAGATAATTAGTTTAACGGTATGGATAAAGTCAAAATTATGAATGCGAACAAAATATACCCCTGGATTTAAGCTGCTCACATTCAACCTGTGCTGCGGGGCAAATGCTCCACCGAGAGGTTCTGCCCCGACAACAAGCTGCCCATAGGTATTATAAACACTGGCAAACAACCCATCAAAATCCTCAGTACATTCAATCATGAGATAATCCTGGGCCGGGTTGGGATAAACCCTGATCTTCGTATTGAGATCAATTCCTGGAATGCCAAATTCGCAGGCCATCATGCTGAATTCGATAAACAACGAAACTGTTTTTTCGCAGCCTGAAACTGTATCTGTAACAGTGACTGTATGAAGCTGCAGTTCATAACCAATCCCTAAGGCGCCTATTGCAAGCGTATCTGTTTCAGCGCCTACTGACCAGGAAAAAATCTGGTTCGGATTGCCGGGGTCGCCTGCATCAAGTGTGACCGTATTAAACACACAGACAAATAGGGTATCCTCTGATGCCGATAAGAACCGAAGATCTTCCGGGATTCGTCGCCAGAGTTCAATTTCTGGTAATGGCTTTACAAATATACTTTGAGTAATATCCTTGAAGCAAGCTTGATCAGAGATAGCGGTGAGCGTTACCTGGTGCGAACCTTCAGCAGGAAAGGAATAAAGCAGTTCATTTCCAACTCCAATCTGCGATCCGTTATAGCTCCAGATTAGCATATCAATTGACCCTTCGGAGATAGAGCTTTGATTGATTAAAGTTGTGGGTTCGCCAAAGCAAACCTGATCGGATGTAAATGAAGGTAGCGGTTCGGCTGCAATTTCCACTGCAATCTCGCCCGCAATTACGTTGAATCCATCATTGATGCTAACATGATAAATAGTATTTGACAGTGGAAATACGATAGGATTTTCCAATGTGGATGTGAAGCCCTGCGGAACGGACGACCACTGGTAAACATAGTTTGCCGAACCCCCTGAGGCATTGGCAAGAAGTTGTGTGCTGAACCCAGGACATACAATGCTATCAGCTGCCGACGGACCAGCAGCCAATGCTGTACCTGAAATGTTAACAGTAACAGCATCCTGAAGACTAGTGCATCCATTCTCATCAGTAACTAGGAGGGAGAATGTTTGGGGCTCATACAGGTTGATGGTTTGTGGATTGCTAACAGCAGGATTCACAAGAAACTCTGACGGCGTCCAGGAATAGCCGTAAGGTGTCGTTCCACCCGAACCGGATCCATTCAGCGTAGTGCTGGTTCCATGAGGGATAGCGAAATCGTTTCCTGCAATGGCAGTTGGCAAACTGAAAACAGTGACGGTAGTTGCTCCGTTGGCCGAATTAAAGCCATCGCTTATTTCTACTGAATAAGTGGTGGTTTGAGTTGGAATGACCAATGGGTTTTGTTCAGTTGAAGTAAATCCGGGAGGGTTGGAACTCCATAAGTATGTATAGGTTCCGGAGCCGCCGCTTGGAAATGCATTCAATTCTGAGGAGCCTCCGGGGCAAACTGCCTCAGGATCCGAACCTACGTCAACACCAAGTGCACCGCCGGTAATGGTTACTGTAACCTGGTCGCTTCCATCGCAACCGTTGGCAGAAGTAACCGTTAGAGTAAAAACTGTAGTTTGAAAAAGATTATGCGTTTGAGGATTTGCTATAGTTGGATCTTCAAGTTTGTCGGCAGGACTCCATGAATAAGAATAGGGTGAAACTGCACCTGACGCAGCACCCTGTAATTGGGTAGCTGTTCCGTGAGGAATAGAAACATCTTCACCGGCATTGGCTGTTGGTTCTTCACCAACAACCACACTCAGATTATCAGAAGCCAGACCAGGGCCGCACATATTCACACCTAAAACGCTGATGCTTGCATTTCCGACAAAACCCGGCGCCCAGTTTACGGTCGCAGAAGTTCCTGTTCCGCTGATGTTTCCTGCTTCAGCTGGCAATAAGCTCCAGGTGTAACTCAAGGCATTGGATGCTCCGGCAGTTGTGTAAGTCACGCCTGTAGTTCCATCGCAGATGCTTGCAGGGCCAGTGGGCAAAGAAGGTTGACCTGGCAATGGGCTCAAGGTTACATTCAACGGAAGTGATAACACCGGACTGCAATAAAGAGGAGTTTCAGTAACCCTTACACTCCCTGAACCAGCCGCCTGCCATAATACTGTTGCTGTGGATGTTCCCTGGCCCTGTGTGATCTCACCTCCTGTGGCTACCCACTGAAAAGTGCTTCCTTGCTGCGGATTCACAGCATGATAGTTTTGCGACGATCCCTGGCAGGCAGTTTGCGGACCGCTGACTGTAGGGCTTGGGGGGCTAAAAATCTGGACAAAGGTGGTAACCGGATCACTGGTTTGGCCAAAAAGAGTGATGATCAATGTGTAGGTTCCTGCATGCGATAAATTCACATTCGGAATTACCGGGTTTTGCTGGGTTGAAGACCAGCCGTTTGGACCGGTCCATGAATAAGTTGAGCCAGGTATTGCATTTTGTACGGAAAGCTGGAGGTCATCACCAATACATAATGGCCCGTTATTGTTGATGGGTGGCGGAACAATGGTACAATCTGTTGTACCCGTACCACCTGTTTGTGAAAAGCTTATATTACACGGTAGGTTTGAGTAGTTTGTAATTAGCAAGATATAGTATTCGTCGGAAACACCATTTGGGATCGTAACTATCTCAGTTGCTGAAGTTGAGTAACTACACGAAACTACTTTGGCCGCAGTAAGCTGTGCAACACACGGATCGGTAGGATGTGTGAAGGGCCCCCAGCAGATGAAATCAATATCCCGCAATGGGTTGCTTTGCATAGTTATAATTATATTCCCGCTGGTTCCGATTTTCATGTGATACCATGCAGGATTAGGACGGGTTGAAAGGCAATCATAATAAGCACCTGCCTGAGCTGTTCCTGAATTTACCCCGGCAGGGAAATTATATGTAGTGCCGGTGCAAAAAGGAAATGATTTATGACAGGAGTCATTGGTTCCATCACGCCCCATCACATAGTTCATGAGGTTGACCTCACGCCGGCCGGAAGCGCCTGCCATATAAATTCCCTGTTCATCCTTATCCCAACTGTTGCTGGCAATTTCTACCTGTGTTTTGATCTGCTCAAGATCAAAATCAAGATATTCCTTTGTTATAGTTACAGGCAATTCTATTTTAACTCCATCCACTCCAATACCTTCATAGGATGGCTCAATATAACTGAGATTAAAAATCAAATCAATAAAATAGATTTTCTCGAAAAGACTGGTATATCCTTCCATGCTAATGAAATAGCTGGTATTGATATTTTCAGCGTGGAAAGAAATTTCCTTACCGGAATTGCTTGACTGTAAGATTTGATTTGAGAGATTATGTTGAGCAGTAGCAAGTTGAACAGTTAAAATCAGAACAGCCCCAATCCGAACCATTGGGTTAAGTAAACGAATCGTCATAGGCATAAATAATTATATATTATCATAACAAATGATAACGCTTTGTTTATAAAATGTTTAAAAAGTTATCATTCCCCCTTAGAACTCACAATAACTTTATAGGAACCATAAAATCCATTT
Encoded proteins:
- a CDS encoding T9SS type A sorting domain-containing protein produces the protein MTIRLLNPMVRIGAVLILTVQLATAQHNLSNQILQSSNSGKEISFHAENINTSYFISMEGYTSLFEKIYFIDLIFNLSYIEPSYEGIGVDGVKIELPVTITKEYLDFDLEQIKTQVEIASNSWDKDEQGIYMAGASGRREVNLMNYVMGRDGTNDSCHKSFPFCTGTTYNFPAGVNSGTAQAGAYYDCLSTRPNPAWYHMKIGTSGNIIITMQSNPLRDIDFICWGPFTHPTDPCVAQLTAAKVVSCSYSTSATEIVTIPNGVSDEYYILLITNYSNLPCNISFSQTGGTGTTDCTIVPPPINNNGPLCIGDDLQLSVQNAIPGSTYSWTGPNGWSSTQQNPVIPNVNLSHAGTYTLIITLFGQTSDPVTTFVQIFSPPSPTVSGPQTACQGSSQNYHAVNPQQGSTFQWVATGGEITQGQGTSTATVLWQAAGSGSVRVTETPLYCSPVLSLPLNVTLSPLPGQPSLPTGPASICDGTTGVTYTTAGASNALSYTWSLLPAEAGNISGTGTSATVNWAPGFVGNASISVLGVNMCGPGLASDNLSVVVGEEPTANAGEDVSIPHGTATQLQGAASGAVSPYSYSWSPADKLEDPTIANPQTHNLFQTTVFTLTVTSANGCDGSDQVTVTITGGALGVDVGSDPEAVCPGGSSELNAFPSGGSGTYTYLWSSNPPGFTSTEQNPLVIPTQTTTYSVEISDGFNSANGATTVTVFSLPTAIAGNDFAIPHGTSTTLNGSGSGGTTPYGYSWTPSEFLVNPAVSNPQTINLYEPQTFSLLVTDENGCTSLQDAVTVNISGTALAAGPSAADSIVCPGFSTQLLANASGGSANYVYQWSSVPQGFTSTLENPIVFPLSNTIYHVSINDGFNVIAGEIAVEIAAEPLPSFTSDQVCFGEPTTLINQSSISEGSIDMLIWSYNGSQIGVGNELLYSFPAEGSHQVTLTAISDQACFKDITQSIFVKPLPEIELWRRIPEDLRFLSASEDTLFVCVFNTVTLDAGDPGNPNQIFSWSVGAETDTLAIGALGIGYELQLHTVTVTDTVSGCEKTVSLFIEFSMMACEFGIPGIDLNTKIRVYPNPAQDYLMIECTEDFDGLFASVYNTYGQLVVGAEPLGGAFAPQHRLNVSSLNPGVYFVRIHNFDFIHTVKLIISRY
- a CDS encoding gliding motility-associated C-terminal domain-containing protein; its protein translation is MKTTKAALQRSFCILALILSSVTTFAQDRCEYKPPLETRHWIFGRNLGLVFNDQYNVESYSGSQLTTPTGSAVMSDAEGNLLFYTNGEHVWDRRHQRMPNGQNLSNYLYIPTQAALIVPRPDAPGQYYLFLTDDPERPGGSRGFRYCLIDMALNGGYGDIVEGYKNVLLLDRTAEKLTAVKDDNDQDYWVITHGWNNDSFYAFSITNELPALSNATITNIGAIHTSNDNPVIWNSKGYMKVSPKGDKLASVIHEDGIVEIFDFNNQTGVVSYHRELPQTYHRAYGVEFSSDSRYLYFTTLVTTIDAQSSELFQVDVVTLDVNLISVPSTPISSTFAALQLGMDSKIYVIRFNRGGQAINTSLGVIENPKRMGTACNFVETIPGFSNEFFQNGLPNFIQSYFDIPHFTYYRHCEGDDVEFNLWNTSNTTTTRWDFGDGPVNESGTSTTRLYDTSGEYLNVSVIENGTFGPYAEDIFIRPLPELIPELPPNDSVLLIFPNTIYPLDGGEGFYEYYWYYSTSPDGPWQLLSGGIGETFRVQPIEDEGFYKLEAVDMECCENERIIEVRALDLKLPTAFRPSSPVLENQRYRPYGGPVFNYSIRIFNRWGQLVFEEEIAEAREQGYKGQGWDGNFKNNNGTSGVYVYVVVFDVEHENQLIQTTKHGWFMLLR